The following coding sequences are from one Lolium rigidum isolate FL_2022 chromosome 6, APGP_CSIRO_Lrig_0.1, whole genome shotgun sequence window:
- the LOC124665735 gene encoding protein QUIRKY, whose protein sequence is MAAGGPPPTEMPPPGPPPMVRKLAVEVVDARDLVPKDGLGTSSAYAVADFDGQRKRTRTVPRDLNPQWHERLEFAVPDPASMHAESLDVSLYHDRRFNPSGGGGGGGKNNFLGRVRIYGSQFSRRGEEGIVYFPLEKRSLLSWIRGEVGLKIYYYDEPAVPPPPPEERPPEGADNAPPPEVPPEEPKELPEVPEPTEAAVEVQQPHMQPPVIIVEEAPARMMPPQPEPEPEPEQPGPDGAEPYPPEVRKTRMASSTEHVRIPRHPSGGFGPDYYTASPRVISGRFVSTGEAVEPVQSTYDLVEPMRYLFVRIVRVRGIRACEGPYVKIQAGPQCLRSRPGRDVSGTGSPEWNQVFAVSHAKPEPTLEISVWDGQAPSPADAFLGGVCFDLSDVPVRDQPDGPLAAQWYRLEGGEPGMVTGDIMVSVWIGTQADDVFPEAWNTDAPYAAYTRAKVYQSPKLWYLRASVIEAQDLRVPAPPPGLPFDVRVKVQLGFQSARTRRSVASSSGSAFAWAEDLMFVASEPLDDTLVLLVEDRSMIKEPALLGHATIPVSSVEQRLDERQIVASRWFNLEGGMGHGDGGGDQQGQPPGFYSGRLHLRLSLEGGYHVLDEAAHVCSDYRPTAKQLWKPPVGVLELGIVGACGLLPMKTKGGSKGSTDAYCVAKYGKKWVRTRTVTDSFNPRWNEQYTWQVYDPCTVLTVAVFDNWRMFAGAGDDRQDYRIGKVRVRVSTLESNRAYTASYPLLVLLRSGLKKMGEVQLAVRFSSPAHLPDTWATYTSPLLPRMHYLRPIGVAQQEALRGAAVRTVAAWLARSEPPLGPEVVRYMLDADAHTWSVRRAKANWFRIMGVLAWAVGLERWLNGVRRWRNPSTTVLVHVLYLVLVWYPELVVPTASLYVFLIGVWYYRFRPRAPAGMDARLSQADTVEGDELEEEFDAVPAPDVLRLRYERLRTLAGRVQRVMGDVAAQGERLQALVSWRDPRASRIFVGVCLAVAVALYAMPPKMVAVASGFYYLRHPMFRDPMPAASVNFFRRLPSLSDRML, encoded by the exons ATGGCGGCCGGAGGGCCGCCGCCGACGGAGATGCCGCCTCCGGGGCCACCGCCGATGGTGCGGAAGCTCGCCGTCGAGGTGGTGGACGCGCGCGACCTCGTGCCCAAGGACGGGCTCGGCACCTCAAGCGCCTACGCCGTCGCCGACTTCGACGGACAGCGAAAGCGCACGCGCACCGTGCCGCGCGACCTCAACCCGCAGTGGCACGAGCGCCTCGAGTTCGCCGTCCCCGACCCCGCCAGCATGCACGCCGAGTCGCTCGACGTCTCGCTCTACCACGACCGACGCTTCAACCcctccggcggtggtggcggcggcggcaagaaCAACTTCCTCGGCCGCGTCCGCATCTACGGCTCCCAGTTCTCGCGCCGCGGGGAGGAGGGCATCGTCTACTTCCCGCTCGAGAAGCGAAGCCTGCTCAGCTGGATCCGCGGCGAGGTCGGCCTCAAGATTTACTACTACGACGAACCggcggtgccgccgccgccgcctgaggAAAGGCCGCCCGAGGGAGCTGATAACGCGCCGCCACCTGAGGTCCCGCCGGAGGAGCCGAAGGAGCTCCCCGAGGTCCCCGAGCCGACCGAGGCGGCCGTCGAGGTGCAGCAGCCACATATGCAGCCTCCGGTCATCATCGTGGAGGAAGCACCG GCTCGAATGATGCCGCCACAACCGGAACCGGAGCCAGAGCCGgagcagccggggccggatggggCGGAGCCGTACCCGCCTGAGGTGCGCAAGACGCGGATGGCTTCAAGCACGGAGCATGTCCGCATCCCAAGACACCCGAGCGGCGGCTTCGGGCCTGACTACTACACCGCCTCGCCTCGCGTCATTTCCGGCCGGTTCGTGTCCACCGGCGAGGCCGTTGAGCCGGTGCAGTCAACGTACGACCTGGTGGAGCCGATGCGGTACCTCTTCGTGCGCATCGTCAGGGTGCGCGGCATCCGCGCCTGCGAAGGCCCTTACGTCAAGATCCAGGCGGGGCCGCAGTGCCTCCGGTCCCGCCCCGGCCGCGACGTCTCCGGCACCGGCAGTCCCGAGTGGAACCAGGTGTTTGCCGTCAGCCACGCCAAGCCAGAGCCGACGCTCGAGATATCCGTGTGGGACGGCCAGGCGCCCTCTCCTGCCGACGCCTTCCTCGGCGGCGTCTGCTTCGACCTCTCCGACGTGCCGGTCCGCGACCAGCCGGACGGCCCGCTGGCGGCGCAGTGGTATCGGCTCGAGGGCGGCGAGCCGGGCATGGTTACAGGGGACATCATGGTGTCGGTGTGGATCGGCACGCAGGCCGATGACGTGTTCCCAGAGGCGTGGAACACCGACGCGCCCTACGCCGCGTACACGCGCGCCAAGGTGTACCAGTCCCCCAAGCTCTGGTACCTGCGAGCGTCGGTCATCGAGGCGCAGGACCTGCGCGTGCCGGCGCCGCCACCGGGACTGCCGTTCGACGTGCGTGTGAAGGTTCAGCTCGGGTTCCAGTCAGCGCGCACCCGTCGGTCCGTGGCCAGCAGCAGCGGCTCGGCGTTCGCGTGGGCCGAAGACCTCATGTTCGTCGCTTCCGAGCCGCTCGACGACACCCTTGTCCTGCTCGTCGAGGACCGATCGATGATCAAGGAGCCTGCTCTGCTCGGCCACGCCACCATCCCAGTGAGCTCCGTCGAGCAGCGCCTCGACGAGCGGCAGATCGTCGCGTCAAGATGGTTCAATCTCGAGGGCGGCATGGGTCATGGAGATGGCGGCGGGGATCAGCAGGGACAGCCTCCAGGGTTCTACTCCGGCAGGCTGCACCTTCGGCTTTCCCTGGAAGGTGGGTACCACGTGCTCGACGAGGCAGCGCACGTTTGCAGCGATTACCGGCCGACGGCGAAGCAGCTGTGGAAGCCACCGGTGGGCGTGCTGGAGCTCGGCATTGTGGGAGCGTGCGGCTTGCTCCCCATGAAGACCAAGGGAGGATCCAAGGGCTCGACGGACGCCTACTGCGTGGCCAAGTACGGCAAGAAGTGGGTGCGCACGCGCACTGTCACGGACAGCTTCAACCCACGGTGGAACGAGCAGTACACGTGGCAGGTGTACGACCCGTGCACGGTGCTCACGGTGGCCGTGTTCGACAACTGGCGCATGTttgccggcgccggcgacgacaGGCAGGACTACCGCATCGGAAAGGTGCGGGTGCGCGTGTCCACGCTCGAGAGCAACAGAGCTTACACGGCGTCGTACCCGCTGCTCGTGCTGCTGCGCTCGGGGCTGAAGAAGATGGGCGAGGTGCAGCTCGCCGTGCGGTTCTCGTCGCCGGCGCATCTGCCGGACACCTGGGCCACGTACACGTCGCCGCTCCTGCCGCGGATGCACTACCTCCGCCCGATCGGCGTCGCGCAGCAGGAGGCGCTGCGGGGCGCGGCCGTGCGCACCGTGGCGGCGTGGCTGGCGCGCTCCGAGCCGCCGCTCGGCCCGGAGGTGGTGCGGTACATGCTGGACGCGGACGCGCACACGTGGAGCGTGCGGCGCGCCAAGGCCAACTGGTTCCGCATCATGGGGGTGCTCGCGTGGGCGGTCGGGCTGGAGCGGTGGCTGAACGGCGTTCGGCGGTGGCGCAACCCTTCCACCACCGTCCTCGTCCACGTGCTGTACCTCGTCCTCgtctggtacccggagctggtgGTGCCCACGGCGTCGCTGTACGTCTTCCTGATCGGTGTGTGGTACTACCGGTTCCGGCCCCGCGCGCCGGCCGGCATGGACGCGCGGCTATCGCAGGCCGACACGGTGGAGGGCGACGAGCTGGAGGAGGAGTTCGACGCCGTGCCGGcgcccgacgtcctccggctacgGTACGAGAGGTTACGGACGCTGGCCGGGAGGGTGCAGCGCGTCATGGGCGACGTGGCGGCGCAGGGCGAGCGGCTGCAGGCGTTGGTGAGCTGGAGGGACCCGCGGGCAAGCCGGATCTTCGTGGGCGtctgcctcgccgtcgccgtggcgCTGTACGCGATGCCGCCCAagatggtggcggtggccagcGGGTTCTACTACCTCCGACACCCCATGTTCAGGGACCCAATGCCTGCGGCCTCCGTCAACTTCTTCCGCCGGCTGCCGAGCCTCTCGGACAGGATGCTCTGA